A single region of the Salvia miltiorrhiza cultivar Shanhuang (shh) chromosome 8, IMPLAD_Smil_shh, whole genome shotgun sequence genome encodes:
- the LOC130997818 gene encoding uncharacterized protein LOC130997818, with product MVGFLVSYFHSRRTHPFVPSKFQFPFFQLPVPASSRRTAPPRRGAARTRRRLSLPRPAAAPPAARTAQPHSRSLFANAGDSFNSHPALTLRRSGFSDLDK from the exons ATGG TAGGGTTTTTGGTTTCATACTTTCATTCCCGCCGCACACACCCTTTCGTCCCTTCCAAATTCCAATTTCCATTCTTCCAACTCCCAGTCCCAGCCTCCAGCCGCCGCACTGCCCCGCCCCGCCGCGGCGCCGCCCGCACTCGACGTCGACTCTCACTGCCCCGCCCCGCCGCGGCGCCTCCAGCCGCCCGCACTGCCCAGCCTCACAGTCGCTCCCTCTTCGCCAACGCCGGTGATTCCTTCAATAGTCACCCCGCCCTCACTCTCAGACGCAGTGGATTCTCGGACTTAG ACAAGTGA